In Eucalyptus grandis isolate ANBG69807.140 chromosome 4, ASM1654582v1, whole genome shotgun sequence, the following proteins share a genomic window:
- the LOC120292531 gene encoding uncharacterized protein LOC120292531: protein MRQFLWKGTALGRGGAKVAWEDVCLPKTEGGLGIRNLKDCNKALMEFLLRWGISLLELSLNIDRFTWCGHPSSSFSVSSAWNLIRARKILVNWAPLIWDNAIAPRYQFILWLIVKNRLPTQVMLLSYGRIGFNVCAFCSEVPDSRDHLFFGCRISASLAFFWAARCNLPWRNRCWNEVLSWARKFLTGNDFYHRIVRFSFGALCHLIWKKMNAIIFTGESLVVPALKNHLIKVVRDKAITFKNVSPSPRNKRLQRGWGFDPVVFLSGSDP, encoded by the exons ATGAGACAGTTTCTATGGAAAGGAACGGCCCTTGGCCGAGGTGGAGCTAAGGTTGCATGGGAAGACGTTTGTCTTCCAAAAACTGAAGGTGGTTTGGGTATTCGGAACCTCAAAGATTGCAACAAAgctttaatg GAGTTCTTGCTGAGATGGGGTATATCTCTTCTAGAGTTGTCTTTGAACATTGACAGATTTACCTGGTGCGGCCATCCGTCGAGTTCATTTTCGGTATCATCGGCATGGAACCTTATTAGAGCCAGGAAAATTCTGGTTAACTGGGCGCCTTTAATATGGGACAACGCCATAGCCCCTCGTTACCAGTTCATTCTTTGGCTTATTGTGAAGAATAGGCTTCCCACACAGGTCATGCTTCTATCCTATGGTCGTATTGGCTTCAATGTGTGTGCGTTTTGCAGCGAAGTCCCTGATTCGAGAGACCATCTTTTCTTCGGATGTCGCATCTCGGCTTCCTTGGCCTTCTTCTGGGCCGCTAGATGCAACCTTCCTTGGAGAAATCGATGCTGGAATGAGGTGCTCTCTTGGGCTCGGAAGTTCCTAACTGGAAATGACTTCTATCATAGAATAGTTCGGTTCTCCTTCGGAGCCCTTTGCCATCTCATCtggaagaaaatgaatgcaATCATATTTACAGGTGAATCCCTTGTGGTCCCGGCGCTTAAAAATCACCTTATTAAGGTGGTTAGAGACAAAGCCATCACCTTTAAGAATGTCTCTCCTTCTCCAAGGAACAAAAGACTTCAAAGAGGATGGGGCTTCGATCCGGTGGTGTTTCTTAGTGGATCCGATCCTTAG
- the LOC104441460 gene encoding TMV resistance protein N-like has translation MASSDAGTSWGSEYQVFLSFRGPDTRSGFTDFLYHSLTDAGIRVFRNDEELRVGETIDGLLMQAINNCRIYIPIFSPNYASSLWCLRELSQIVTNTLKSEGNKEILPVFYDVERDDVILNTPLYRGALLNLECKKKLRNEQVDAWRQALMDVRAIKGWEVKKYKSEGEVIKLLVERVIQKLKTKQKSVIERLVGIDDRISEISNLLDINSSGVRFIKIYGMGGIGKTTLANAVFKQFFPHFGNSCFVKDVRAKSSRTNGLVELEKELLEKIGHPTGTRNIDEMNYGVKRTREALCNEKVLIVLDDVDNREQVEKLIGNSTLCSGSRILITTRDEGVLPTNTSNYPVLNYEMEAMSTNHAIELFSWHAFNKDSPSPGYNDLSREIVSTTGRLPLTLEVIGSFLYRKVRGLWIETLHELKKSLPKDVFTRLKISYNALDFEQQEIFLDIACFLIGEDKTNAVYMWRDLELSPDYGVDVLIRMSLVKIVENNKFWMHDQLRDLGQEIVHLENPIDLRARSRIWTCREVLDAIRAKEMDWNVQGLSLDSYAQRDWLVR, from the exons ATGGCGAGCTCAGATGCAGGAACGTCGTGGGGAAGTGAATATCaagtgttcttgagtttcagaggacCCGATACTCGCTCGGGATTCACAGATTTCCTCTATCATTCTTTGACCGATGCTGGAATCCGCGTCTTCCGAAACGACGAAGAGCTCCGTGTCGGCGAAACGATCGATGGATTGCTTATGCAAGCCATCAACAACTGCAGGatctacatacccatcttctctccAAACTATGCTTCGAGCCTGTGGTGCCTCAGAGAGCTCTCGCAGATCGTGACGAACACCTTAAAATCAGAAGGTAATAAAGAGATCCTACCTGTTTTCTACGACGTCGAACGTGATGATGTCATACTGAATACTCCGTTATATCGCGGTGCCCTGCTCAATTTGGAGTGCAAGAAGAAATTGAGGAATGAGCAAGTAGATGCGTGGAGACAGGCTCTTATGGATGTTCGTGCGATAAAAGGGTGGGAAGTGAAGAAGTACAAAAG CGAGGGCGAAGTGATAAAATTGTTGGTTGAAAGAGTCATCCAAAAGCTAAAGACAAAACAGAAATCGGTGATTGAACGTTTGGTTGGAATTGATGATCGGATATCAGAAATAAGCAACTTATTAGACATTAACTCCAGTGGGGTACgattcattaaaatatatggCATGGGAGGTATCGGTAAAACGACTCTCGCCAATGCCgtattcaaacaattttttcctcattttggaAACAGTTGTTTTGTTAAAGATGTTCGAGCTAAGTCGTCAAGAACTAATGGCTTAGTTGAGTTGGAAAAAGAGTTATTAGAAAAAATTGGTCATCCTACAGGAACAAGGAACATAGATGAAATGAATTATGGAGTAAAGAGGACTAGAGAAGCACTTTGCAATGAGAAAGTCCTCATTGTGCTCGATGATGTTGATAATAGGGAACAAGTGGAGAAATTAATTGGAAATAGTACTTTGTGTTCAGGATCTAGAATATTGATAACAACTAGAGATGAAGGAGTTTTGCCAACCAATACATCCAACTATCCAGTTTTAAATTATGAAATGGAGGCGATGAGTACTAATCATGCCATTGAGCTTTTTAGTTGGCATGCATTCAATAAAGACTCTCCTTCACCTGGTTACAATGATCTCTCAAGGGAAATCGTATCTACTACTGGGAGACTTCCATTAACTCTTGAAGTAATTGGTTCATTCCTCTACCGGAAAGTGCGAGGACTATGGATAGAGACATTGCATGAGTTAAAAAAATCACTTCCCAAGGATGTTTTTACGAGGTTGAAGATCAGCTATAATGCCTTAGATTTTGAGCAGCAAGAAATTTTCcttgatattgcatgctttCTTATTGGTGAGGATAAGACAAATGCAGTTTACATGTGGAGAGACCTTGAACTTTCCCCGGATTATGGAGTTGATGTCCTCATTCGCATGTCTTTGGTAAAGATTGTGGAGAACAAtaagttttggatgcatgatcaacttagAGATCTTGGACAGGAAATTGTTCATCTAGAAAATCCAATAGATCTCAGAGCGCGGAGTAGGATATGGACTTGCAGGGAGGTCCTCGATGCAATAAGAGCAAAGGAG ATGGACTGGAATGTTCAAGGACTATCTCTTGATTCATATGCACAAAG GGATTGGCTTGTTAGATGA